The genomic region taatcaaaCTCTAAATCTTATATATAGATGCAAAATCACACCAtccaaatttacaaattaacgTCGACgatacaattttaaataaatatctcAAATTTTTACATATGATATTCAAATCTAGAAAACTAAATAGCTATATATAAACTACAACAAAAGCTTTTAAAAACCCATTCAATTCAAAACTGTCTTATTTCACCCATGAATTTTATTTCCTGCAAAATCAATCCaaaacccaaataaataaataaaatcaatgaaaatgaatatatatatatatatatatatatatatatataaacttacactTCTTAATTCATGAGTTGGTAAATCAGTTTGTTGGTGAACCGAACTGCGATGGCCGTGACCAGGCGGAGGGATCGAAGTGTGTGTTTCTGGACCTCTATAATCAATCTCATAAACTTCTTTTTCCGAAACATCGAAGCTAcctttgatttgaaaaaaacagcaacaacatcaaattaaattaaattaaattaaacttcctcctaaaaaagaaaagggtacAAAAATAACCTGTTGAAAAATAGGGTATGGAAAGTAAGAGAAGGAGAAGCAAAAGAATGGAGATGGGTCTAGATTTGATGATAGTAAACTCCatggaaatgaagaagaagatgatgaataaTGTAAGTTATTAGTTGAGAAGGTGGTGATGGTATATAAAAGGGTGGATAAGAGAGAATTTAAGTGATGAAAATAAAGCAATGAgggaccaaaaaagaaattgaatagggggtaaaataataattgggTATTGAAAAGATGAAACCGTCGGCATCTATACAGCAATGAGTTGAGAAGGTGTGTTGGATTTGGTTGGAACATTTATTAAGCATAACTAAACACCACACACTCAATTCCCTTTTAGTATGTCTCGGTTTAATGATAAAGTTGATGTTTCGAGAATTTCAAGTTTATGTTTCATTATGAGTAAATTACATATGAGTTTTCAGTTCAGATTTATTCTGATTTAGGTTCAGATTTATTTCGATTATCCGATCATAGTTATTTGGATACATTGCTTGTAATTAGGATTTCGGGGTTTGAATTTATACACGATATAAGTTCATGTACATCAATAGATCATATTATGATgcatcaataataaataaattatttttaacacacgactaaatataaatctttctagaaattattaaattatgacatACTCATGACGCGACTAAAAAGATAGGTAAcgaatttaagtttaatttgaatttggttgtaATGGCAAATTTGAGACAAGGAAAATTATGGTGGAcctgaaaaatatttattttttataaaaataatgggtTTCATCGGtgatacaaattaaaataaaattttaaataataaatattaagataaatataataaaaatatacgaATTTACACATTAATGATgcattttatgttattaattttctaAGAATTGAAGCATGGGACAAGTCCATGTGTGTGTTAAATGAGGGACATGCCATTGGCAATGAAGTCTAGCTGGCTGGATTTCACATTCTTCACACCTactcttttgttttttgtttttttgtttaatttaatagttaaattttgatattaattactttaagtttaaaaaattagtattgttgctgttattgttatttttttccttttttaatatgggataaatatcaaaattatacatgaactttgatctaatgtgtaatgttatacatgaactttgattttgtggaattttatatatgaaattttgatttgattcaatttttataaatcacTAACAGCATTATCGAATTAGCATTATTTTACgttgatatattatatacacaaacaattatatttagGGTGGGTTTAAATGGGCGACGCGTTTACTTGCGGTTGGCGGTGAGATTTGATACTGGAGCGATACTGTAGTGTGAGataaaaaataagctaaatgcACCACACCACAACCTcactgcccatccaaacccactcTAAATccaatatagaaataaatatacgttttgttaatttagatgtgtacaattgaatcaaatttataGTTTCGCGTATAAGTATGAACTACGATTCAAGTTTTAAGTGTGTAATTAtactaaatcaatttttatgtatcaaattgcatATTGAACTAAAATTTACGTATAGATTTGATATTTACCCCTTTTAGTAATGAAAGTTGGGGGCATAGTATTGATGGTGACATTAGTCTTGATGATGTTTATTTTAGCTTTGTGGTGTGGGGGACAGTCGGTGATGAATTTCCCCACCATATATTTGAACACTAAGTTGTTCTTTTTAACCAAATATTACACACTGTTATAATATGGTAATGATGTCGACGTGtcatatttatattgaaatttttaataaataaaaatacagaaTTTTAACTAGAATTATTCATGGCTCGATTCGAtcgaaaattatgaaaatttagataaaaagataggtttagaaaatgggtttggataaaaaataatgcTCGTTTCCTAAATAGGTCGGGTCTCGGGTAAGTTTTTTTGGCCCGAGCTTGacctgaatttgaaaaaaaatgattgtttttttattgtttttcattGCCATCGTTTCGtttttatattgttactatttatgttgttattgtttggatattgtataactcttgttttattattaattctactactattttagaggtatttgattgttaagttgcacttatcttagtgttatttaagtacatttattttaatatttttagtatatttaatgtattatattttttaaatttatttttatataaagaataatttaaatattttaagcctATTTTTTTGGGTCGAGTCCATGCCTAAATTTTTTACTTGACTCGATCCGAACCTGACCTAACCCAACCTATGGACAACTCTAActttaactattaaaaaaaaaatccaaatcaaactaaatttaatttccaaaattactttttcgttaataataaaataattgaatcatTGAGGTCATAATTGCTAAAAAAggtaaagattaaattgtaaaaatatataaatgttaaggATCGTTTCGTTTCTTAAATTATGCCTATATATACACAACATGTAGATACTTGGTGTTTTAGCACCAGGAAATGTGTGTTCTTTTTATTGATGGGAGGTGGATTCCTTATGTGTAATTCGTTGGTGTTATTGTTTATGAGGGTTTTGTCTTCTAAATTTATCAAGagttacaaaaattttatagaGTAATAGCATGTTGTTAGAATGCTTGAGAAGACGAATCATGCGTATGcgactattttttaaaaattatttaaatataaaattaaaaaaaatatgaataaaaacaCTTATCAGCCTAGAGCAATAAATTTCACGATCACTCgcctataaaataattaatttttttgcaatGGAGGCACTAGATTATGAGTATCCAGGTTCAATAATTAAACAATAGAGTGTGTGCTTggtaataaattgtaaatttaatgtttttaataaaacaaatttaataagttgataatattttaatgcaacaatcttattatttcatttaaacaaATGATTGGGCTCAAGTTGGgctttaaatatgaaaattaatgagGCCCAATTAGAGAGGTTGTATTGTTCACCTATAAATTAATATggatggattaaattaaatgtaaaattttgagcTCTAGTTGTTCTatgggttaaattttttttataaaaataatattgaaaatttcaattccaACATAAACAATTGTGAACTCACTCATTTTTATTAGGTTTAACAACTTAATTGAGTCAAATCCAACAAGTTTGAGTAGCTTAGTTTTTATCTTGAgttaaacttaaatatatatttttaacagaAGAGTTAAACCCAAActttaaacatgaaaataatggTTAGTTTAAccttacttaaaataaatatttttttgtcccAATAGCTCTTTTGGgacaaaaaccaaaataaaaaatagaagcaaaaatttgtaatttttgctCTAAACTGCTTTCGACTCAAAAATTAAGCTCTAAGTTTAAACCTAGCTTCTTATAGCTTGAACTTAGTTTTACTCAATTACAATGCTAAGCAAAACTCAAATTAAGTAAGTTTGAACCTAGCTTCTTATAGCTTGAACTCGATTTTACTCAATTACacttagaggtgttcatggtcAGGTTGGGTTAAAACccgtttttttaaagaattcaaACTAAGGCTTTTTTATCTATTCAAAAATCTCGTTTtactattcaaaaattaataaaatattaaatatattttattatctaaattgaatttaaatcaaGTCAGCTTGAgatacaaaaaaaatacttatctAAGCTCTACCTAAATTGGACTGAGAGAGCTACTAGAGGACAGGTCTAACAACACCCTAGTTCAGAACAAAAAACCGAAAATCGAATAAAGAATGAGGGTAGAATTGTcagttaaaatatttaaggactctcgttttattttgcaaaaagtTAAAGGGTACTTTAGGGTTTTCCAGAGCAAATGAAGTCAGATTAGGGCATCTAATCTTAACAAGGAAGCAAGGACGAAAtatccaaaaataattatttaaaaaaaaaactttgtggCTGCTGATGTGAGATGTCAAGTATGAGCCGTTGGATTATCTTTAATCCAACGGGTAAGAAAGAAACCCTAGTTAAACCAAAGTTGAATCACTGGCTACTTAAGCTAAAGGAGGCTGCCTCCCTCACTTGCTTTCTACTTTCATTTCAGCTATTACGTGGAGAGCCTTTTTTGTGTAGCGATTCTCAGTTAGTCTTCTCTTTAAGCTTACAGGTATAGATCCTAttcttatatgtttttaattttttttgaaattttattcttttgattaGAAGATGTAAATCTCTTCTGATTGGTTGTTTGCTTATATGTCTATTAGTTCTACTTCTTACGTGATTTAGTTATAGTTTATGCTAATCGAAGTTTGTTTTGGATTATTTTTCTGGATGATTCGTTTATTTCgtagttctttatttttatttgtttcgatccattttatttatattctatGCATCTAAGGTGGagtaaaattctaaatttagtTCTGGTGGTCATGATTCCTGTGATAACTGATATATAGAAGCTAGTTTTATTGATTTGAAGAAATAATCTTACCTGATTGTTTTTGCCGAAATATTAGTTCTATTTTTATGTGATTTAGTTGTTTACGTAAATAATCTAATCTGACTTTTTTCCTTTGATCGATTTGTGTTTAGGTATTATGCATCTATGTTCGTTTaatcttttatgatttaaaattttaattttatatttttgagaaaataatttctgTGAAAACCGATCTATTGAAGCAAATTCAGCCTAAgcgaaaatttttaatgaaaattatcaaaagaaTTAAAGATAGTTTTCATGGTAAAGTATATTTTAAGATCTAGTGGCTGTAGTTCAGTGGAAAGAACTCCATACCTATGGAGGACATGGGCTCGAATCCCAGCAGCCACTTTTTATCTTGTTGAATCTGTGGAATTTTAACTTGATTAGTTTTTCTTAACTTGGTAGGGTTTTAgatttgttatttgttatttatatatggAGTTTGTTGTTTTTGACTTTCAGCTTCTCTCCAGAGTTTTATAATGGGTAAGGAGAAGGTTCACATCAACCTTGTTGTCATTGGCCATGTCGACTCTGGCAAGTCGACCACTACCGGTCATTTGATCTACAAGCTTGGTGGTATTGACAAGCGTGTGATTGAGAGGTTCGAGAAGGAGGCTGCTGAAATGAACAAAAGGTCATTCAAGTATGCTTGGGTGCTTGACAAGCTTAAGGCTGAGCGTGAACGTGGTATCACCATTGATATTGCCCTGTGGAAGTTTGAGACCACCAAATACTATTGCACCGTTATTGATGCACCTGGACACCGTGACTTTATCAAGAACATGATTACCGGTACCTCACAGGCTGACTGTGCTGTTCTCATTATTGACTCGACCACTGGTGGTTTTGAAGCTGGTATCTCTAAAGATGGTCAGACTCGTGAGCATGCTTTGCTTGCTTTTACCCTCGGTGTTAGGCAGATGATTTGCTGCTGCAACAAGGTAAAGTTTAGAACTtgtttattgtattatattgtaATTGGTAACTGTTTTCGGTTGTTTGGAACTGATTTTTGATTGTCATTTGGTATTATTAGATGGATGCAACAACCCCAAAGTACTCAAAGGCAAggtttgatgaaattgtcaaggAAGTCTCTTCTTATCTTAAGAAAGTTGGTTACAACCCTGAGAAGATCCCATTTGTCCCAATCTCCGGTTTTGAGGGTGACAACATGATCGAGAGATCTACAAACCTCGATTGGTACAAGGGTCCTACTCTCCTTGAGGCTCTTGACCAGATCACCGAGCCCAAGAGGCCCTCGGATAAGCCACTCCGTCTTCCACTTCAGGATGTCTACAAGATTGGTGGTATTGGAACTGTCCCTGTTGGTCGTGTTGAAACTGGTGTCCTCAAACCCGGTATGGTTGTTACTTTTGGTCCTACTGGTCTGACCACTGAAGTTAAGTCTGTTGAGATGCACCATGAATCCCTCCCGGAAGCTTTCCCTGGTGACAATGTTGGGTTCAACGTTAAAAACGTTGCTGTTAAGGATCTTAAACGTGGTTTTGTTGCTTCAAACTCCAAGGATGATCCGGCCAAGGAAGCTGCCAACTTCACCTCTCAGGTTATCATCATGAACCACCCTGGCCAAATTGGAAATGGTTATGCCCCAGTCCTCGACTGCCACACCTCTCACATTGCTGTCAAATTTTCCGAACTGTTGACCAAGATTGACAGACGATCTGGCAAGGAACTCGAGAAGGaacccaagttcttgaagaacGGTGATGCAGGTATGGTAAAGATGATTCCCACCAAACCCATGGTTGTTGAGACATTCTCTGAATACCCACCACTTGGACGTTTTGCTGTCCGTGACATGCGCCAGACTGTTGCCGTCGGTGTCATCAAGAGTGTTGAGAAGAAGGACCCAACTGGTGCTAAGGTCACCAAATCTGCTGCCAAGAAGAAATGAGAGATTATTTGAGAGAGAATTATATCAGTTTTCATTACAGCTTTGGACAATTATCTTAAATTTGgactttaaaatttactttttgtgAGACTTTTTGATTTGCTTTTTAAACAAATcctagttttatattttaatgttttccaATTCTGAGTGTTCATATATTATATCGATTGCTTCCAATAGCGACAGATAATTCACAGCCTTCACTGTTCTTTTCAGCTGTGCTCTCACTTGCGAATAGGTGAGGCAAATTTTACATAGCTATACTTTTTAGTATGGAACGATGACCAATTAAAAGTTCGGTTTAATTGATCTGTAATCGATTTAATATCATGTTTCAAATTGGCTCGTTTTTATCTGAcggatttatttatttgtgattagtgtaaaaatgagattaaatataatatttaaatattgtagTGGTATTGTAAcgtaagataaaaaattaatcgtATTGTACTAGAGATAAACACATGTTCAAAGAGATCTTTAGTTCGATTCGATAAATTgagtatgaattttatattattattgaaactaatttatttgataaaaatgaaaatatttataattatataaaaaagttgtAGTGATTGGTGATCTGACAATTTTGCAAATATCTCAAGTTTTTGTGGCAGAAATCCA from Gossypium raimondii isolate GPD5lz chromosome 1, ASM2569854v1, whole genome shotgun sequence harbors:
- the LOC105786431 gene encoding elongation factor 1-alpha isoform X1, which gives rise to MSSMSRWIIFNPTGKKETLVKPKLNHWLLKLKEAASLTCFLLSFQLLRGEPFLCSDSQLVFSLSLQSFIMGKEKVHINLVVIGHVDSGKSTTTGHLIYKLGGIDKRVIERFEKEAAEMNKRSFKYAWVLDKLKAERERGITIDIALWKFETTKYYCTVIDAPGHRDFIKNMITGTSQADCAVLIIDSTTGGFEAGISKDGQTREHALLAFTLGVRQMICCCNKMDATTPKYSKARFDEIVKEVSSYLKKVGYNPEKIPFVPISGFEGDNMIERSTNLDWYKGPTLLEALDQITEPKRPSDKPLRLPLQDVYKIGGIGTVPVGRVETGVLKPGMVVTFGPTGLTTEVKSVEMHHESLPEAFPGDNVGFNVKNVAVKDLKRGFVASNSKDDPAKEAANFTSQVIIMNHPGQIGNGYAPVLDCHTSHIAVKFSELLTKIDRRSGKELEKEPKFLKNGDAGMVKMIPTKPMVVETFSEYPPLGRFAVRDMRQTVAVGVIKSVEKKDPTGAKVTKSAAKKK
- the LOC105786431 gene encoding elongation factor 1-alpha isoform X2 — its product is MGKEKVHINLVVIGHVDSGKSTTTGHLIYKLGGIDKRVIERFEKEAAEMNKRSFKYAWVLDKLKAERERGITIDIALWKFETTKYYCTVIDAPGHRDFIKNMITGTSQADCAVLIIDSTTGGFEAGISKDGQTREHALLAFTLGVRQMICCCNKMDATTPKYSKARFDEIVKEVSSYLKKVGYNPEKIPFVPISGFEGDNMIERSTNLDWYKGPTLLEALDQITEPKRPSDKPLRLPLQDVYKIGGIGTVPVGRVETGVLKPGMVVTFGPTGLTTEVKSVEMHHESLPEAFPGDNVGFNVKNVAVKDLKRGFVASNSKDDPAKEAANFTSQVIIMNHPGQIGNGYAPVLDCHTSHIAVKFSELLTKIDRRSGKELEKEPKFLKNGDAGMVKMIPTKPMVVETFSEYPPLGRFAVRDMRQTVAVGVIKSVEKKDPTGAKVTKSAAKKK